A single region of the Palaemon carinicauda isolate YSFRI2023 chromosome 17, ASM3689809v2, whole genome shotgun sequence genome encodes:
- the LOC137656215 gene encoding piggyBac transposable element-derived protein 3-like, translating into MLQESFPKFGVFEENLSVDEMIVHYYGHNTLKQFMRGKPIQFGYKFWTLCGVSGYCYNFDLYYGKGPGNEENSDSLLGSRMVLNMLSVVDNPISYNVYFNNLFTDYALLVHLRILGFNATGTMRENRISKCPLEESNAMKIRTERNI; encoded by the coding sequence ATGCTTCAAGAATCCTTCCCAAAATTTGGAGTGTTTGAGGAGAATTTGTCAGTTGACGAAATGATTGTGCACTATTATGGACATAACACTCTCAAGCAATTCATGCGGGGCAAACCAATTCAATTTGGGTATAAATTTTGGACATTGTGTGGGGTGTCAGGATACTGCTACAATTTTGATCTGTATTATGGCAAAGGGCCTGGTAATGAAGAAAACAGCGATTCGCTACTTGGTTCTAGGATGGTGCTGAACATGCTCTCAGTTGTAGATAACCCAATCTCTTATAATGTATACTTCAATAATTTGTTCACTGACTATGCGTTGCTGGTGCATTTGAGGATTTTGGGATTCAATGCCACGGGAACAATGAGGGAAAACAGGATCAGCAAGTGCCCATTGGAGGAATCAAATGCAATGAAAATAAGAACCGAGAGGAACATATGA